In Mercenaria mercenaria strain notata chromosome 15, MADL_Memer_1, whole genome shotgun sequence, a single genomic region encodes these proteins:
- the LOC123550840 gene encoding uncharacterized protein LOC123550840 isoform X3, producing MNKLKSIKGSLLRMKHKYRSPGTKTQTRIISGLLIVLAISLTVLFVTPRNTECEIYISPKVNVYKHIPFNVSKDKNLDYEREMDKLNKERVKPDDPRLVHLIRNYYIEPPSQEPYKLGEPGRRDQSYGQAVFVDGTLRNMASGFFVDSGAHDGEIQSNTLFFERIRHWTGILIEPQPRIYRQLKSKHRKSFHLNACVSEEPFPSKVKFLPTSFYGKMVENITSEDKWIKEGVKEITVQCFPLYSILLAMNQLTVDYFSLDVEGAEEGIINNIPLDKVKIRTISIEYDKVEGGAERLKTIMKKKGFTFLVKMDSPAAHDCIFYK from the exons AATGAAGCACAAATATCGTTCACCTGGCACCAAGACGCAGACGCGGATCATATCCGGCCTATTAATTGTGCTAGCAATTTCACTTACTGTTCTGTTTGTCACGCCTAGAAATACAGAGTGTGAAATTTACATTTCACCAAAGGTAAACGTTTATAAACATATCCCGTTCAATGTGAGTAAGGATAAAAATTTGGACTACGAAAGAGAGATGGATAAACTGAACAAAGAAAGAGTGAAGCCGGATGATCCCCGCCTGGTCCATTTGATAAGGAACTACTACATAGAGCCGCCATCCCAAGAACCTTATAAATTGGGGGAGCCCGGAAGACGAGACCAGTCTTATGGTCAGGCAGTATTTGTAGATGGAACGCTGAGAAATATGGCAA GCGGCTTTTTCGTCGACAGTGGAGCACATGACGGAGAGATTCAATCAAATACACTGTTCTTCGAAAGAATTAGACACTGGACTGGCATTCTTATAGAACCACAACCTAGAATATACCGgcaattaaaaagtaaacacagAAAGTCTTTTCATTTAAACGCTTGCGTTAGCGAGGAGCCATTTCCTTCAAAG GTAAAATTTTTGCCGACGTCCTTCTATGGAAAGATGGTTGAAAACATCACAAGTGAAGACAAATGGATCAAGGAAGGGGTCAAAGAGATAACCGTGCAATGTTTTCCTCTGTATTCTATTCTACTAGCCATGAACCAGTTAACGGTAGACTACTTCAGTCTGGACGTTGAAGGTGCCGAAGAAGGAATTATTAACAATATACCTTTGGATAAAGTGAAAATTAGAACTATTTCTATAGAATATGATAAAGTTGAAGGTGGAGCAGAAAGActgaaaacaataatgaaaaagaaaGGGTTTACGTTTTTAGTTAAAATGGATTCACCAGCAGCTCATGAttgcattttctataaatag
- the LOC123550840 gene encoding uncharacterized protein LOC123550840 isoform X2, protein MYIFNTHAILLVLCITPRKSKLIIRMKHKYRSPGTKTQTRIISGLLIVLAISLTVLFVTPRNTECEIYISPKVNVYKHIPFNVSKDKNLDYEREMDKLNKERVKPDDPRLVHLIRNYYIEPPSQEPYKLGEPGRRDQSYGQAVFVDGTLRNMEGGFFVDSGAHDGEIQSNTLFFERIRHWTGILIEPQPRIYRQLKSKHRKSFHLNACVSEEPFPSKVKFLPTSFYGKMVENITSEDKWIKEGVKEITVQCFPLYSILLAMNQLTVDYFSLDVEGAEEGIINNIPLDKVKIRTISIEYDKVEGGAERLKTIMKKKGFTFLVKMDSPAAHDCIFYK, encoded by the exons AATGAAGCACAAATATCGTTCACCTGGCACCAAGACGCAGACGCGGATCATATCCGGCCTATTAATTGTGCTAGCAATTTCACTTACTGTTCTGTTTGTCACGCCTAGAAATACAGAGTGTGAAATTTACATTTCACCAAAGGTAAACGTTTATAAACATATCCCGTTCAATGTGAGTAAGGATAAAAATTTGGACTACGAAAGAGAGATGGATAAACTGAACAAAGAAAGAGTGAAGCCGGATGATCCCCGCCTGGTCCATTTGATAAGGAACTACTACATAGAGCCGCCATCCCAAGAACCTTATAAATTGGGGGAGCCCGGAAGACGAGACCAGTCTTATGGTCAGGCAGTATTTGTAGATGGAACGCTGAGAAATATG GAAGGCGGCTTTTTCGTCGACAGTGGAGCACATGACGGAGAGATTCAATCAAATACACTGTTCTTCGAAAGAATTAGACACTGGACTGGCATTCTTATAGAACCACAACCTAGAATATACCGgcaattaaaaagtaaacacagAAAGTCTTTTCATTTAAACGCTTGCGTTAGCGAGGAGCCATTTCCTTCAAAG GTAAAATTTTTGCCGACGTCCTTCTATGGAAAGATGGTTGAAAACATCACAAGTGAAGACAAATGGATCAAGGAAGGGGTCAAAGAGATAACCGTGCAATGTTTTCCTCTGTATTCTATTCTACTAGCCATGAACCAGTTAACGGTAGACTACTTCAGTCTGGACGTTGAAGGTGCCGAAGAAGGAATTATTAACAATATACCTTTGGATAAAGTGAAAATTAGAACTATTTCTATAGAATATGATAAAGTTGAAGGTGGAGCAGAAAGActgaaaacaataatgaaaaagaaaGGGTTTACGTTTTTAGTTAAAATGGATTCACCAGCAGCTCATGAttgcattttctataaatag
- the LOC123550840 gene encoding uncharacterized protein LOC123550840 isoform X1 yields MYIFNTHAILLVLCITPRKSKLIIRMKHKYRSPGTKTQTRIISGLLIVLAISLTVLFVTPRNTECEIYISPKVNVYKHIPFNVSKDKNLDYEREMDKLNKERVKPDDPRLVHLIRNYYIEPPSQEPYKLGEPGRRDQSYGQAVFVDGTLRNMASGFFVDSGAHDGEIQSNTLFFERIRHWTGILIEPQPRIYRQLKSKHRKSFHLNACVSEEPFPSKVKFLPTSFYGKMVENITSEDKWIKEGVKEITVQCFPLYSILLAMNQLTVDYFSLDVEGAEEGIINNIPLDKVKIRTISIEYDKVEGGAERLKTIMKKKGFTFLVKMDSPAAHDCIFYK; encoded by the exons AATGAAGCACAAATATCGTTCACCTGGCACCAAGACGCAGACGCGGATCATATCCGGCCTATTAATTGTGCTAGCAATTTCACTTACTGTTCTGTTTGTCACGCCTAGAAATACAGAGTGTGAAATTTACATTTCACCAAAGGTAAACGTTTATAAACATATCCCGTTCAATGTGAGTAAGGATAAAAATTTGGACTACGAAAGAGAGATGGATAAACTGAACAAAGAAAGAGTGAAGCCGGATGATCCCCGCCTGGTCCATTTGATAAGGAACTACTACATAGAGCCGCCATCCCAAGAACCTTATAAATTGGGGGAGCCCGGAAGACGAGACCAGTCTTATGGTCAGGCAGTATTTGTAGATGGAACGCTGAGAAATATGGCAA GCGGCTTTTTCGTCGACAGTGGAGCACATGACGGAGAGATTCAATCAAATACACTGTTCTTCGAAAGAATTAGACACTGGACTGGCATTCTTATAGAACCACAACCTAGAATATACCGgcaattaaaaagtaaacacagAAAGTCTTTTCATTTAAACGCTTGCGTTAGCGAGGAGCCATTTCCTTCAAAG GTAAAATTTTTGCCGACGTCCTTCTATGGAAAGATGGTTGAAAACATCACAAGTGAAGACAAATGGATCAAGGAAGGGGTCAAAGAGATAACCGTGCAATGTTTTCCTCTGTATTCTATTCTACTAGCCATGAACCAGTTAACGGTAGACTACTTCAGTCTGGACGTTGAAGGTGCCGAAGAAGGAATTATTAACAATATACCTTTGGATAAAGTGAAAATTAGAACTATTTCTATAGAATATGATAAAGTTGAAGGTGGAGCAGAAAGActgaaaacaataatgaaaaagaaaGGGTTTACGTTTTTAGTTAAAATGGATTCACCAGCAGCTCATGAttgcattttctataaatag
- the LOC123550840 gene encoding uncharacterized protein LOC123550840 isoform X4 produces the protein MKHKYRSPGTKTQTRIISGLLIVLAISLTVLFVTPRNTECEIYISPKVNVYKHIPFNVSKDKNLDYEREMDKLNKERVKPDDPRLVHLIRNYYIEPPSQEPYKLGEPGRRDQSYGQAVFVDGTLRNMASGFFVDSGAHDGEIQSNTLFFERIRHWTGILIEPQPRIYRQLKSKHRKSFHLNACVSEEPFPSKVKFLPTSFYGKMVENITSEDKWIKEGVKEITVQCFPLYSILLAMNQLTVDYFSLDVEGAEEGIINNIPLDKVKIRTISIEYDKVEGGAERLKTIMKKKGFTFLVKMDSPAAHDCIFYK, from the exons ATGAAGCACAAATATCGTTCACCTGGCACCAAGACGCAGACGCGGATCATATCCGGCCTATTAATTGTGCTAGCAATTTCACTTACTGTTCTGTTTGTCACGCCTAGAAATACAGAGTGTGAAATTTACATTTCACCAAAGGTAAACGTTTATAAACATATCCCGTTCAATGTGAGTAAGGATAAAAATTTGGACTACGAAAGAGAGATGGATAAACTGAACAAAGAAAGAGTGAAGCCGGATGATCCCCGCCTGGTCCATTTGATAAGGAACTACTACATAGAGCCGCCATCCCAAGAACCTTATAAATTGGGGGAGCCCGGAAGACGAGACCAGTCTTATGGTCAGGCAGTATTTGTAGATGGAACGCTGAGAAATATGGCAA GCGGCTTTTTCGTCGACAGTGGAGCACATGACGGAGAGATTCAATCAAATACACTGTTCTTCGAAAGAATTAGACACTGGACTGGCATTCTTATAGAACCACAACCTAGAATATACCGgcaattaaaaagtaaacacagAAAGTCTTTTCATTTAAACGCTTGCGTTAGCGAGGAGCCATTTCCTTCAAAG GTAAAATTTTTGCCGACGTCCTTCTATGGAAAGATGGTTGAAAACATCACAAGTGAAGACAAATGGATCAAGGAAGGGGTCAAAGAGATAACCGTGCAATGTTTTCCTCTGTATTCTATTCTACTAGCCATGAACCAGTTAACGGTAGACTACTTCAGTCTGGACGTTGAAGGTGCCGAAGAAGGAATTATTAACAATATACCTTTGGATAAAGTGAAAATTAGAACTATTTCTATAGAATATGATAAAGTTGAAGGTGGAGCAGAAAGActgaaaacaataatgaaaaagaaaGGGTTTACGTTTTTAGTTAAAATGGATTCACCAGCAGCTCATGAttgcattttctataaatag